A part of Geotrypetes seraphini chromosome 9, aGeoSer1.1, whole genome shotgun sequence genomic DNA contains:
- the LOC117366333 gene encoding lactosylceramide 1,3-N-acetyl-beta-D-glucosaminyltransferase-like, whose amino-acid sequence MIIGARRVRKLKFLQIFASCFILYVMLLWELQDTTVVGHIKSIPYRYLINNYKFINDSLSINKSKIYMMPRYKYLINHKEKCQAQDVLLLLFVKSSPESRDRRDAIRQTWGNEKYIFSQYEANIKIMFALGVQKDPVNRQKLQAKLKWEDQQYNDLIQQDFLDTFHNLTLKLVFQFEWANTYCSHAKFIMSADDDIFIHTPNLISYLQSLEKTDVKDLWIGRVHRGSAPRRDRNSKYYIPYEIYQQLSYPDYTSGAAYLISGDVAAKVFEASQTLNTSFYIDDVFMGLCANKIGIVPQHHLFFSGEGKTPYHPCIYSRMMTSHGHVKDLYYLWKEATSHNVKATSTGFWGGIYCRLVNIMLLCRPHYVDTYSCFAAWS is encoded by the coding sequence ATGATTATTGGTGCCAGGAGAGTTAGAAAACTGAAATTTCTGCAAATATTTGCTTCTTGTTTCATACTGTATGTCATGCTTTTGTGGGAACTGCAGGATACCACAGTTGTGGGCCATATAAAGTCTATTCCCTACAGATACCTTATAAATAATTACAAGTTTATAAATGATAGCTTGTCTATCAACAAGAGCAAAATATATATGATGCCACGGTACAAATACTTGATTAACCACAAGGAAAAATGTCAAGCGCAAGATGTTCTTCTTCTGTTATTTGTAAAGTCTTCACCTGAAAGCAGAGACAGGCGAGATGCGATTCGGCAAACTTGGGGCAATGAGAAGTACATATTTTCACAATATGAAGCCAATATTAAAATCATGTTTGCTCTAGGAGTACAGAAAGACCCTGTGAACAGACAAAAGCTGCAAGCAAAACTTAAATGGGAAGACCAGCAGTACAATGATCTCATTCAGCAAGATTTTCTGGATACCTTTCACAATCTAACTCTGAAATTAGTTTTTCAGTTCGAGTGGGCAAATACCTATTGCTCCCATGCAAAGTTCATCATGTCAGCAGACGACGACATTTTTATCCACACTCCCAATCTTATTTCATATTTGCAAAGTCTGGAGAAAACTGATGTTAAAGATTTGTGGATTGGAAGAGTCCATCGAGGATCCGCTCCCAGAAGGGACAGAAATAGCAAGTATTATATTCCATATGAAATATACCAGCAGTTGTCTTATCCTGATTATACATCTGGAGCTGCATATCTCATTTCTGGAGACGTAGCAGcaaaagtgtttgaagcttcACAGACGCTCAATACTAGTTTTTACATAGATGATGTATTTATGGGGCTGTGTGCCAACAAAATAGGAATTGTTCCTCAGCATCACTTGTTTTTCTCTGGGGAAGGAAAAACTCCATACCATCCTTGCATTTATAGCAGAATGATGACTTCACATGGACATGTAAAAGATCTTTATTATCTTTGGAAGGAGGCTACCAGTCATAACGTTAAGGCGACATCTACTGGGTTTTGGGGTGGTATATACTGTAGATTGGTGAATATAATGCTACTTTGCAGGCCGCACTATGTGGACACATATTCCTGTTTCGCCGCATGGTCCTAA